Genomic DNA from Anabaena sphaerica FACHB-251:
CCATTTCTATCGCCATAAACAGAATGACTCCCTGTATATATCAATTGGTGGATGTTGGGAGAATGCTTGAGGATAGATACTAACGTTTTTGCTGTTTCTAAATAAGTTTCTTCATAGGTATTTCCGTTTTTTGCCCCTACACTTAACAAAACGATATCTTGATTTTGTAATACGGATTTTAGAGATTCATAATCATTGCCTTTAGTGACTATAACTTTTTGAGCTACTGCTTTTAGTCCAGGAACTCGCTCAGGACTAGTTGTGGTTGCAGTGAGCATAAAATTTTTATTTTGCTGCCAATATTGAGAAACTGAATAACCAACATAACCACACCCAATTATTGCTATATTCATGACGATCTATACACAAAAAATTAAATTACTTTCCCACTTGAAGTTGCCAAAATCGTTAATTACAAGAGTTTCTAAGTTATGACTATCCCTACTTTCCCATGAAAATTCAAAAATTAAAACTTAAATACTCTTTTGGGAATATTATAAACTCCCCTAAAGTAGCTTCCCGCAGAACATTTTAATTTTTCTGTTACGTAAGATACCATTTTTAGGAATTTTTGTCTTCAGCAAGATTACTCAGTTTCCCATCTTGCAAGTATGGTTAACTTAGTTCTTGATCCTTTGATAAATTCAGTGTAGTTTAGCGATGAATTGCGCCATCAGGCATAATCGCCCCAGTTAAGTTAGCACCTATTAATTTCACCAGCAAACGTTCTCCTGAACGAATCCTAGCACCTGTCAAGTCAGCACCCCGCAAGTCAGCACCACTGAGATCCGCACCAATCAAATTAGCCGAGCGTAAATTTGCTTCTCTCATATCGGCTAACAACAGGTTAGCTCTAAATAAGTTTGCTTCCGACAAATCCGCACCTCTGAGATTAACTTTGTGCATAAAAGTATCACTGAGATTAGAACCGCTCAAATTAGCATAACTTAGGTTTCTGCCAGATAAGTCTCTGTTACTGAGGTTAGCTCGACTAAAATCTTTGCCGCTTAAGTCAGGATTTTGGTTTGGCTGTTGATAGTTGGTTTGTGGTTGTTGATAGTAACTCGAAGATGGTTTTTTTTGTTGAGTTGGTCTAGAATAATTTACAGTTTGAGACTGATCTTTAAAAGAACGTAATTTTTCACGAGCTTCATTCAAGGCTTTGATCTTGTCTTGAGCTTTTTGTTGTAAGCGGTGGTTATCTTTAGGTAGGCGATCAGGATGCCAAACAAACACTAAATCTTTGTAAGCCTGGTTTACCTCTTCTAGTGTTGCTCCAGGCTCTAAATCTAAGACTCTGTAGTACTGCTCCAGTTCGCTCATACGATGTATTGTTGTTGGAAAATCAAATAATAATAATTATGATTGATGTAGCCATCTTAGGTATAGGGAACTCTGAACAGAGAACAGGGGAGATGGGGAACGGGGAGAAAATCAATAATTTACGAAT
This window encodes:
- a CDS encoding pentapeptide repeat-containing protein translates to MSELEQYYRVLDLEPGATLEEVNQAYKDLVFVWHPDRLPKDNHRLQQKAQDKIKALNEAREKLRSFKDQSQTVNYSRPTQQKKPSSSYYQQPQTNYQQPNQNPDLSGKDFSRANLSNRDLSGRNLSYANLSGSNLSDTFMHKVNLRGADLSEANLFRANLLLADMREANLRSANLIGADLSGADLRGADLTGARIRSGERLLVKLIGANLTGAIMPDGAIHR